A single Atopobiaceae bacterium DNA region contains:
- a CDS encoding DUF4860 domain-containing protein: MTTHSADLMEAIADRRDTDESEHGNLGMVLIFVFFVVFLLLAIFMAVAGYRSTSATTTQASNVRLTNNLVTNIVRTTDASDALAAGQGPEGRSLVLLEHLDTGTYETRIYLSGGKVVEEYALAGSAYTPAKATELVSSSTFSFTYSNGLLSITTDTGTSDVALRSLEGSDR, translated from the coding sequence ATGACCACACACTCAGCAGACCTCATGGAAGCCATCGCAGACCGCCGCGACACGGATGAGTCAGAGCACGGCAACCTTGGAATGGTCCTCATCTTCGTCTTCTTCGTGGTGTTCCTCCTCCTTGCGATCTTCATGGCAGTCGCCGGCTACCGCTCCACGAGCGCCACCACCACCCAGGCCTCGAACGTACGTCTCACCAACAACCTCGTCACCAACATCGTGCGCACGACGGATGCCAGCGATGCGCTCGCGGCAGGGCAAGGCCCTGAGGGCCGCTCGCTCGTGCTTCTCGAGCACCTCGACACCGGCACCTACGAGACGCGCATCTACCTGAGCGGCGGCAAGGTCGTGGAGGAGTATGCGTTGGCCGGCAGCGCTTACACACCTGCGAAGGCCACCGAGCTCGTCTCGTCGTCGACCTTCTCGTTCACGTACTCCAACGGGTTGCTCAGCATCACGACGGACACCGGCACGAGCGACGTCGCCCTACGCAGCCTCGAGGGAAGTGACCGCTGA
- a CDS encoding type II toxin-antitoxin system RelB/DinJ family antitoxin gives MSEKMTPVVAKVLPSEKERFYAATSQIGTTPSNAIRMFISAFNKAGTFPFEMLPPDACGASADGRAPAREA, from the coding sequence ATGTCAGAGAAGATGACCCCGGTGGTCGCAAAGGTGCTCCCCTCCGAGAAGGAGCGCTTCTACGCCGCGACATCACAGATCGGCACCACACCCTCTAACGCCATTCGCATGTTCATCTCGGCCTTCAACAAGGCCGGTACCTTCCCGTTCGAGATGCTCCCGCCGGATGCGTGCGGTGCGTCGGCAGACGGAAGGGCCCCCGCACGCGAGGCGTGA
- a CDS encoding transglutaminase-like domain-containing protein, whose product MEWRRHDAPPRALRLMLLALIVAGVGCVLAACGSSATKEETSGPTWTKPASISETDFSADGAVSANDSLIDVSSVADGVVGASATSTVRLKFTVTSGDETYNYDLPQDGTPIEVPLNMGDGTYTFRVMRNTSGNNYVEVNATTTDVTLSSEFAPYLRPNVYCDYSADSACVAKAAEVTQGATNEGDVVRDVFDYITQNVTYDTDKAAQLADSTGYIPDPDETLSSGKGICFDYASLGAAMLRSLGIPCKVVTGYVSPNNIYHAWIMVYIDGSWTSSEVTIENGTWSRVDLTFAAAQDNTGYVGDGKTYTDRFTY is encoded by the coding sequence ATGGAATGGCGCAGGCACGACGCTCCCCCACGGGCGCTCCGCCTCATGCTCCTCGCACTCATCGTCGCAGGCGTGGGATGCGTCCTTGCCGCCTGCGGATCCTCCGCCACCAAGGAGGAGACCTCTGGCCCCACCTGGACCAAGCCTGCCTCCATCTCAGAGACGGACTTCTCGGCGGACGGGGCCGTCTCGGCCAACGACTCGCTCATCGACGTCTCGAGCGTGGCCGATGGCGTGGTGGGAGCCTCCGCCACCAGCACGGTCCGCCTCAAGTTCACCGTGACCTCGGGTGACGAGACCTACAACTACGACCTTCCCCAGGATGGGACCCCCATCGAGGTCCCCCTCAACATGGGTGACGGCACCTACACCTTCCGTGTCATGCGCAACACGAGCGGCAACAACTACGTCGAGGTCAACGCGACCACGACCGACGTCACGCTCTCCTCGGAGTTCGCGCCCTACCTACGGCCCAACGTCTACTGCGACTACTCGGCCGACTCCGCCTGCGTGGCCAAGGCCGCCGAGGTGACGCAAGGCGCCACGAACGAGGGGGACGTGGTGAGGGACGTGTTCGACTACATCACCCAGAACGTCACCTACGACACCGACAAGGCCGCACAGCTCGCAGACTCCACCGGCTACATCCCTGACCCCGACGAGACGCTCTCGTCGGGCAAGGGCATCTGCTTCGACTACGCGTCGCTGGGCGCGGCCATGCTGAGGAGCCTCGGCATACCATGCAAGGTGGTCACAGGCTACGTTTCGCCGAATAATATCTACCACGCATGGATAATGGTATACATTGATGGCAGTTGGACCAGCTCCGAGGTAACCATAGAGAATGGCACGTGGTCGCGGGTGGACCTCACCTTCGCGGCAGCGCAGGACAACACCGGCTATGTCGGCGACGGCAAGACCTATACGGACAGGTTCACCTACTGA
- the gatB gene encoding Asp-tRNA(Asn)/Glu-tRNA(Gln) amidotransferase subunit GatB: MRKLADVLQDWEAVIGLEVHCELTTLETKMFCSCPNTHDAEPNTNVCPVCLGYPGALPVPNKAAIESIVKAGLATNCEIQKHSMFYRKHYFYPDMAKNFQTTQGPVAFCMYGHLDLEVSGEGAAERPDDSAHVAKAADGSYVTPVRILRIHMEEDAAKMNHLGGEEGRITAATESLIDYNRCGTPLTELVTEPDLRTPEEARLFMEKLRRIYLTLGISDCSMEHGSMRCDGNVSLRRRGETKLGTKTELKNINSFKSLHDGLEYEICRQAEVLEEGGIVYQETRHWEPSRKRTVVMRVKETADDYRLFPDPDLAPYDLTDDFIEHCRAELPELPDAKRDRYMDTFGLKADDAAQIAGDPDTAAFFEEAMSAVGAPEGKAIKKAARTVANVMVNDLTGYLNASGIGIAETRITPAQVASLSKLLSSDALSSAQGREVFGLMAESGEDPEKIVDARGMRQVSDTAALEPIVDEVLARCTEQVQQYADGNKKVVGFLVGQCMKASKGSGNPKLFNQLLTSKLEG; this comes from the coding sequence ATGAGGAAGCTTGCCGACGTGCTCCAGGACTGGGAGGCCGTGATCGGCCTCGAGGTCCACTGCGAGCTCACCACGCTCGAGACCAAGATGTTCTGCTCGTGCCCCAACACGCACGATGCCGAGCCCAACACCAACGTGTGCCCGGTGTGCCTGGGATATCCCGGTGCCCTGCCGGTGCCCAACAAGGCCGCCATCGAGTCCATCGTGAAGGCGGGGCTTGCCACCAACTGCGAGATCCAGAAGCACTCGATGTTCTATCGCAAGCACTACTTCTATCCCGACATGGCCAAGAACTTCCAGACCACGCAGGGCCCGGTCGCCTTCTGCATGTATGGCCACCTCGACCTCGAGGTCTCAGGCGAGGGCGCGGCCGAGCGTCCCGACGACTCGGCCCATGTGGCCAAGGCCGCTGATGGTTCCTACGTCACGCCCGTCCGCATCCTGCGCATCCACATGGAGGAGGACGCCGCCAAGATGAACCACCTCGGTGGCGAGGAGGGGCGCATCACCGCGGCGACCGAGTCGCTCATCGACTACAACCGCTGCGGCACGCCCCTGACCGAGCTCGTGACCGAGCCCGACCTGCGCACTCCCGAGGAGGCTCGCCTCTTCATGGAGAAGCTCCGTCGCATCTATCTGACGCTGGGCATCTCTGACTGTTCGATGGAGCATGGCTCCATGCGCTGCGACGGCAACGTGAGCCTGCGTCGTCGCGGCGAGACCAAGCTGGGGACCAAGACGGAGCTCAAGAACATCAACTCCTTCAAGAGCCTCCATGACGGCCTCGAGTACGAGATCTGCCGTCAGGCGGAGGTCCTCGAGGAGGGTGGCATCGTCTACCAGGAGACGCGTCACTGGGAGCCCTCGCGCAAGCGCACCGTGGTCATGCGCGTGAAGGAGACCGCCGACGACTACCGGCTCTTCCCAGACCCCGACCTCGCCCCCTATGACCTCACTGACGACTTCATCGAGCATTGCCGGGCCGAGCTGCCCGAGCTCCCCGACGCCAAGCGAGACCGCTACATGGACACGTTCGGCCTCAAGGCCGACGATGCCGCGCAGATCGCGGGCGACCCTGACACGGCCGCGTTCTTCGAGGAGGCCATGTCCGCGGTGGGCGCACCCGAGGGGAAGGCCATCAAGAAGGCCGCGAGGACCGTGGCCAACGTCATGGTCAACGACCTCACGGGCTACCTCAACGCCTCGGGCATCGGCATCGCCGAGACCCGCATCACCCCCGCGCAGGTGGCGAGCCTGTCCAAGCTCCTCTCGTCCGATGCCTTGAGCTCGGCCCAGGGCCGCGAGGTATTCGGCCTCATGGCGGAGTCCGGCGAGGACCCCGAGAAGATCGTGGACGCTCGCGGCATGCGTCAGGTGTCCGACACCGCCGCGCTCGAGCCCATCGTGGACGAGGTCCTGGCGCGTTGCACCGAGCAGGTCCAGCAGTATGCCGACGGCAACAAGAAGGTCGTGGGCTTCCTGGTAGGGCAGTGCATGAAGGCCTCGAAGGGCAGCGGCAACCCCAAGCTCTTCAACCAGCTCCTCACGAGCAAGCTCGAGGGATAG
- a CDS encoding PilT/PilU family type 4a pilus ATPase: MKLEELLQHMIDEKASDIFIEAGLPLTYLANGTQVRSDTPAYTPADTRQLVQDLYELAGQDFARLEANGNHDEDFSFALAGVGRFRANVLRQRGSWSCVIRIIPFGLPDATKLGIPEEVLRVADLPKGLVLVTGPAGAGKTTTLACLIDRINHTRQGHVITMEDPIEYVHHHGTCIVTQREVPTDVATYSEALRSAMRESPDVILLGEMRDAVTISAATTAAEMAQLVFSTLHTTSASATVDRIVDAFPPSQQRQIRIQLSMVLQAVVCQQLVRTTDGGIVPAFEIMYANTATRNLVREEKTYQIDSVIASSGQRGHAHHGPEPVRPCPGRAHHA, from the coding sequence ATGAAACTTGAGGAGCTCTTGCAGCACATGATCGACGAGAAGGCCTCCGACATCTTCATCGAGGCAGGCCTTCCTCTCACCTACCTCGCGAACGGTACCCAGGTGAGGTCCGACACCCCGGCCTACACCCCGGCCGACACCCGCCAGCTCGTCCAGGACCTCTACGAGCTCGCAGGTCAGGACTTCGCCCGCCTCGAGGCCAACGGCAACCATGACGAGGACTTCTCGTTCGCCCTCGCTGGCGTCGGCCGCTTCCGTGCCAACGTCCTGCGGCAGCGCGGCTCGTGGAGCTGCGTGATCCGCATCATCCCGTTCGGCCTCCCCGATGCGACCAAGCTCGGCATCCCCGAGGAGGTCCTGCGCGTGGCCGACCTCCCCAAGGGCCTCGTGCTCGTGACGGGACCCGCCGGTGCCGGCAAGACCACCACCCTGGCCTGCCTCATCGACCGCATCAACCACACCCGTCAGGGCCATGTCATCACCATGGAGGACCCCATCGAGTACGTGCACCATCATGGCACCTGCATCGTGACCCAGCGCGAGGTCCCCACCGACGTGGCCACCTACTCGGAAGCCCTGCGCTCGGCCATGCGCGAGTCCCCCGACGTGATCCTGCTCGGTGAGATGCGCGACGCCGTGACCATCAGTGCCGCGACCACGGCAGCCGAGATGGCCCAGCTGGTCTTCTCGACCCTGCACACCACGAGCGCGAGCGCCACCGTCGACCGCATCGTCGACGCGTTCCCGCCCTCGCAGCAGCGCCAGATTCGCATCCAGCTCTCCATGGTCCTCCAGGCCGTGGTCTGCCAGCAGCTCGTCCGCACCACCGACGGCGGGATCGTCCCTGCCTTCGAGATCATGTACGCCAACACGGCCACGCGCAACCTCGTGCGCGAGGAGAAGACCTACCAGATCGACTCCGTCATCGCGAGCTCAGGGCAGCGAGGGCATGCGCACCATGGACCAGAGCCTGTTCGACCTTGCCCAGGCCGGGCGCATCACGCGTGA
- a CDS encoding type II secretion system F family protein, with amino-acid sequence MSATLLESSGVSAFCGSIAIMLSAGVQTDEACHMLAEDREDTRFGGICAHLYRDVAAGKNLSEAMRASKAFPDFACDLTQIGEATGRLENVMRDLEAYYDEEDKIFQRIRASINYPAALLCIMCVILAFTVGWILPVFVNAYDSMSGSLTSGSFGSVQLSITIGWIAFGVTLACTIFVLAISFMTRSERGRERVIGMFERFPPTADALYQLALSRFTMALATNVATNVADEDALTKALATVTHPKLRASVEKAHTSMIDIDNPRSLAQALAEARVFEPLYARMVKLGARSGDLDAVLDSLSHTFFSDAVNQIDKAVDKVEPVLAACLTVAVAASLISVMLPLIGIMGSIG; translated from the coding sequence ATGTCAGCTACCTTGCTCGAAAGCAGCGGTGTCAGCGCATTCTGTGGCAGCATCGCCATCATGCTCTCCGCAGGCGTCCAGACCGACGAGGCCTGCCACATGCTTGCCGAGGACCGCGAGGACACCCGATTCGGGGGCATATGCGCCCACCTGTACCGCGACGTCGCGGCAGGCAAGAACCTCTCGGAAGCCATGCGTGCGAGCAAGGCCTTCCCTGACTTCGCCTGCGACCTCACGCAGATCGGCGAGGCCACGGGCCGCCTTGAGAACGTCATGCGCGACCTCGAGGCCTACTACGACGAGGAGGACAAGATCTTCCAGCGCATCCGGGCAAGCATCAACTATCCGGCAGCGCTCCTCTGCATCATGTGCGTCATCCTCGCCTTCACCGTCGGCTGGATCCTCCCGGTGTTCGTGAACGCCTACGACAGCATGTCAGGCAGCCTCACGAGCGGGTCGTTCGGCTCGGTCCAGCTCTCCATCACGATTGGCTGGATCGCCTTCGGCGTGACCCTCGCATGCACCATCTTCGTACTCGCCATCTCGTTCATGACCCGCTCAGAGCGCGGACGCGAGCGGGTCATCGGCATGTTCGAACGCTTCCCGCCCACGGCAGACGCCCTCTACCAGCTGGCGCTCAGCCGCTTCACCATGGCACTCGCCACCAACGTCGCCACCAACGTGGCCGACGAGGACGCGCTCACCAAGGCCCTGGCCACCGTGACCCATCCCAAGCTGCGTGCTTCCGTAGAGAAGGCACACACGTCGATGATCGACATCGACAACCCGCGCAGCCTCGCCCAGGCCCTCGCGGAGGCCCGCGTCTTCGAGCCCCTGTATGCCCGCATGGTCAAGCTCGGCGCTCGGTCGGGCGACCTCGATGCTGTCCTCGACAGCCTGTCACACACCTTCTTCAGCGACGCGGTGAACCAGATCGACAAGGCCGTCGACAAGGTCGAGCCGGTCCTCGCGGCCTGCCTCACGGTGGCCGTGGCCGCATCCCTCATATCCGTCATGCTGCCGCTCATCGGCATCATGGGTTCGATAGGATAG